In Paraburkholderia phenazinium, the following are encoded in one genomic region:
- a CDS encoding peptidase C39 gives MDRNLITVGCALCFTTCSLASVAHAAEPTTAPIFEDVAAVKLQPVDDTILAAQSGKGIAGDIISGVVVNLLSQWNLPNGTTAVAQGALAIVTNTLNQVSVQVGSSAAVIGSNNTSGNGANPNASATGGQNANVNGVSQITQVAGNGNSGNNQTVIDFNTPLNSLSGGTYNNETSSFASNTSGSVKASVAFGNGGISIALQTPAGLASQTINPGTSQQAGQIAQLLQIAGNNQQVVNALQLHLQTQQMSASMLRQLGVLQALQNTARR, from the coding sequence ATGGATCGAAACCTAATCACTGTCGGCTGCGCGTTATGCTTCACCACCTGCAGCCTTGCCTCCGTCGCGCACGCTGCCGAGCCGACGACAGCCCCTATTTTTGAAGACGTCGCCGCCGTCAAACTGCAACCGGTCGACGACACTATCCTCGCTGCGCAAAGCGGCAAAGGCATCGCAGGCGACATCATTTCCGGCGTCGTGGTGAACCTGCTGTCGCAATGGAACCTGCCCAACGGCACCACCGCCGTGGCGCAGGGCGCGCTCGCCATCGTCACCAACACGCTCAACCAGGTGTCCGTTCAGGTCGGCTCGTCCGCCGCCGTGATCGGCTCGAACAACACCTCGGGCAACGGCGCCAATCCGAACGCCAGCGCCACCGGCGGCCAGAACGCGAACGTCAACGGCGTCTCGCAGATCACCCAGGTAGCCGGTAATGGCAACTCCGGCAACAACCAGACGGTGATCGACTTCAACACCCCGTTGAACAGCCTCTCCGGCGGCACCTATAACAACGAGACATCCTCCTTCGCCAGCAACACCAGCGGCTCCGTCAAGGCCAGCGTCGCGTTCGGCAACGGCGGCATTTCGATCGCACTGCAGACACCGGCGGGCCTCGCCAGCCAAACGATCAACCCGGGTACTTCACAACAAGCCGGCCAGATCGCCCAGCTACTCCAGATTGCAGGTAATAACCAGCAAGTCGTCAACGCTTTGCAACTGCATTTGCAGACGCAACAGATGTCGGCCTCGATGCTTCGCCAACTCGGCGTATTACAAGCCCTGCAAAACACGGCGAGGAGATAA
- a CDS encoding sigma 54-interacting transcriptional regulator, producing the protein MLYVARTPDETLTAHLKSRGWNVMVARSAHEAGRLIKPDVVCAGIVDLASFAARDLGGLEAGLRQQQIGWIALSTSERLTDPEVRRLIRHYCFDYVKIPVANATIDYLVSHAFGMVTLCDPDDIGSAPASDEDEMVGTCEAMQQLFRTIRKVANTDASVFISGESGTGKELTALAIHERSRRRKAPFIAINCGAIPHHLLQSELFGYERGAFTGANQRKIGRVEEADGGTLLLDEIGDLPLESQASLLRFLQEGKIERLGGRESIPIDVRIISATHLDLETAMRDGRFRADLFHRLCVLRVDEPPLRARGKDIEILAHHIMHKFKTDSARKIRGFTPSAIEAMYNYNWPGNVREMINRVRRAIVMAENKLISAEDLDLAHFTAQQTMSLAQAREAAEKRAIEAALLRHRHRLCEAALDLGVSRVTLSRLMGAYGLREMSAPDEEGLPNERAEASE; encoded by the coding sequence CTGCTGTACGTCGCACGCACGCCGGACGAAACGCTCACCGCGCATTTGAAGAGCCGCGGCTGGAACGTCATGGTCGCGCGCTCGGCGCACGAAGCGGGTCGCCTCATCAAGCCCGACGTGGTCTGCGCGGGGATCGTCGATCTGGCGAGCTTTGCCGCGCGCGACCTGGGCGGCCTCGAAGCGGGGCTGCGTCAGCAGCAGATCGGCTGGATTGCGCTGTCCACTTCCGAGCGTCTTACCGATCCGGAAGTGCGCCGCCTGATCCGCCACTACTGTTTCGACTACGTCAAGATACCGGTTGCCAACGCCACGATCGATTACCTCGTCAGTCACGCGTTCGGCATGGTGACGTTGTGCGATCCCGACGACATCGGCAGCGCGCCGGCCTCCGACGAAGACGAAATGGTCGGCACCTGCGAGGCGATGCAGCAACTGTTTCGCACCATCCGCAAGGTCGCCAACACGGACGCCAGCGTGTTCATCTCGGGCGAATCGGGCACCGGCAAGGAACTCACCGCGCTGGCGATCCACGAACGCTCGCGGCGGCGCAAGGCGCCCTTCATCGCCATCAACTGCGGGGCGATTCCGCATCATCTGCTGCAGTCCGAACTATTCGGCTACGAACGCGGCGCGTTCACCGGCGCCAACCAGCGCAAGATCGGCCGGGTCGAAGAGGCGGACGGCGGGACGCTGCTGCTCGACGAGATCGGCGACCTGCCGCTGGAAAGCCAGGCGAGCCTGCTGCGCTTCCTGCAGGAAGGCAAGATCGAGCGGCTGGGCGGCCGCGAATCGATTCCCATCGACGTGCGCATCATCTCGGCCACTCACCTGGACCTCGAAACCGCGATGCGCGACGGACGGTTCCGCGCCGACCTGTTCCATCGCCTGTGCGTGCTGCGCGTCGACGAGCCACCACTGCGCGCCCGCGGCAAGGACATCGAGATCCTCGCTCATCACATCATGCACAAGTTCAAGACCGACAGCGCGCGCAAGATCCGCGGCTTCACGCCGTCGGCGATCGAGGCCATGTACAACTACAACTGGCCGGGCAACGTGCGCGAGATGATCAACCGCGTGCGCCGCGCCATCGTGATGGCGGAAAACAAGCTGATTTCCGCCGAGGACCTCGATCTGGCCCATTTCACCGCGCAGCAGACCATGAGCCTGGCGCAAGCCCGCGAAGCCGCCGAAAAGCGCGCGATCGAAGCCGCGCTGCTGCGCCACCGGCATCGCCTGTGCGAGGCGGCGCTGGATCTGGGCGTCTCGCGCGTGACGCTGTCGCGCCTGATGGGCGCGTACGGTCTGCGCGAGATGAGCGCGCCGGACGAGGAAGGGTTGCCCAATGAGCGTGCCGAGGCAAGCGAGTGA
- a CDS encoding dihydrofolate reductase has protein sequence MTTLTLIVARARNGVIGRDNQLPWRLPEDLAFFKRTTMGAPIIMGRKTHESIGRPLPGRRNIVVTRDAARRFTGCDTATNLEDALRLAAQDQAPEAFLIGGAELYAEGLRHADKLVITEISIDFEGDAHFAALDPQEWEEVAHETHRAHAPNEFDYAFVTYRRKGAVAGAREASA, from the coding sequence ATGACGACGCTCACCCTGATCGTCGCTCGCGCCCGCAACGGCGTGATCGGCCGCGACAACCAGCTACCCTGGCGCCTGCCCGAGGATCTTGCGTTCTTCAAGCGCACGACCATGGGCGCCCCCATCATCATGGGCCGCAAGACCCATGAGTCGATCGGCCGGCCGTTGCCGGGACGGCGCAATATCGTCGTCACCCGCGATGCGGCGCGCCGCTTTACCGGCTGCGACACCGCCACCAACCTCGAGGACGCGCTCAGGCTGGCGGCTCAGGACCAGGCGCCGGAAGCCTTCCTGATCGGCGGCGCCGAACTGTATGCCGAAGGACTGCGCCACGCCGACAAGCTCGTCATCACGGAAATCTCGATCGACTTCGAAGGCGACGCTCACTTCGCCGCGCTCGATCCGCAGGAATGGGAAGAAGTGGCCCACGAGACGCACCGCGCCCACGCGCCCAACGAGTTCGACTACGCGTTTGTGACGTACCGGCGCAAGGGCGCCGTGGCGGGGGCGCGCGAGGCGTCGGCTTAA
- the pmbA gene encoding metalloprotease PmbA, whose product MAADMDVRQRFFPHTQDELKEIASDILRHAKSLGGTDAATEISEGDGLSVSVRRGEVETIEHNRDKMVGVTVFIGNKRGNASTSDFSPQALKDTVAAAYNIARFTAEDDCAGLAEAELLETAPRDLDLYHPWNLTADEAVEIARRAEDAAFATDPQIRNSEGASVSAQHSQFVLATSRGFLSGYPYSRHYVACAPIAGSGRNMQRDDWYTSQRSAAELADPEAVGRYAAQRALARIGARGLDTRKVPVLFEAPLAAGILGAFVQAVSGGALYRKTSFLVDSLGKPVFAPHVQIVEDPHVARAMGSAPFDEEGVRTKQRSVVKDGVVEGYFLSTYSARKLGMQTTGNAGGSHNLKLLSSKTRPEDDFEAMLKKLGTGLLLTELMGQGVNYVTGDYSRGASGFWVENGKIQYPVEEITVASTLQEMFHHIVAIGADTLVRGTKQTGSVLIERMTIAGQ is encoded by the coding sequence ATGGCAGCAGACATGGACGTCAGACAGCGCTTTTTCCCGCATACCCAGGATGAACTGAAGGAAATCGCCTCGGACATCCTGCGTCACGCAAAGTCGCTCGGCGGCACCGACGCGGCGACTGAAATCTCCGAGGGCGACGGCCTGTCCGTCTCCGTGCGGCGTGGCGAGGTCGAGACAATCGAACATAACCGCGACAAGATGGTCGGCGTCACGGTTTTCATCGGCAACAAGCGCGGCAATGCGAGCACCTCGGACTTTTCGCCGCAGGCGCTGAAGGATACGGTCGCGGCCGCCTACAACATCGCGCGCTTCACGGCGGAAGACGACTGCGCAGGCCTCGCCGAGGCCGAGCTGCTCGAAACCGCGCCGCGTGACCTCGATCTGTATCATCCGTGGAACCTCACCGCCGACGAAGCGGTGGAGATCGCCCGCCGCGCCGAAGACGCGGCCTTCGCCACCGATCCGCAGATCCGCAATTCGGAAGGCGCCAGCGTCTCCGCCCAGCACTCGCAGTTCGTGCTGGCGACGTCGCGCGGCTTCCTCTCCGGCTACCCGTATTCGCGCCACTATGTGGCGTGCGCGCCGATCGCCGGCAGCGGCCGCAACATGCAGCGCGACGACTGGTACACCTCGCAGCGCAGCGCGGCAGAACTGGCCGATCCCGAAGCCGTTGGCCGCTATGCCGCGCAACGCGCGCTGGCGCGCATCGGCGCCCGCGGTCTCGACACGCGCAAGGTGCCGGTGCTGTTCGAGGCGCCGCTGGCGGCGGGCATCCTCGGCGCGTTCGTGCAGGCGGTGAGCGGCGGTGCGCTGTACCGCAAGACCTCGTTCCTCGTCGACAGTCTCGGCAAGCCGGTGTTCGCGCCGCACGTGCAGATCGTCGAAGACCCGCACGTAGCCCGCGCCATGGGCAGCGCCCCGTTCGACGAAGAAGGCGTGCGCACGAAGCAGCGCTCGGTGGTGAAGGACGGCGTGGTGGAAGGCTACTTCCTGTCCACCTACTCGGCGCGCAAGCTCGGCATGCAGACCACCGGCAACGCCGGCGGCTCGCACAACCTGAAGCTGCTGAGCTCGAAGACGCGTCCGGAGGACGATTTCGAGGCGATGCTGAAGAAACTCGGCACGGGCCTTCTGCTGACCGAACTGATGGGGCAGGGCGTCAACTACGTGACGGGCGACTATTCGCGCGGCGCGTCGGGTTTCTGGGTCGAGAACGGCAAGATCCAGTACCCGGTGGAAGAGATCACGGTGGCGAGCACCTTGCAGGAGATGTTCCACCACATCGTCGCGATCGGCGCGGACACGCTCGTGCGCGGCACCAAGCAGACCGGCTCGGTGCTGATCGAACGGATGACGATCGCTGGGCAGTAA
- the yjgA gene encoding ribosome biogenesis factor YjgA, producing MTRKTRIQPMEPAADNVVDENGYDRPSKSQLKREMHALQELGEALIALPKDALKRMPMPEKLDDAVREARRITDHEGKRRQVQYVGRVMRSLHEDETAALRTALDSYNGVNKAETARMHWIERTREKLLADDAALTEFIRQHPAADPQEGRTLIRNARKEAQQSKPPRYFRELFQWIKHADGPAAAEDDADDAPEDNDDEDRA from the coding sequence ATGACACGCAAAACCCGCATTCAACCGATGGAACCCGCCGCCGACAACGTCGTCGACGAAAACGGGTATGACCGTCCCAGTAAATCCCAGCTCAAGCGCGAAATGCACGCGCTGCAGGAGTTGGGCGAGGCGCTGATCGCGCTGCCGAAAGATGCTTTGAAACGCATGCCGATGCCCGAAAAGCTCGACGACGCCGTGCGCGAAGCGCGCCGCATCACCGATCACGAGGGCAAGCGCCGCCAGGTCCAGTACGTGGGCCGCGTGATGCGCTCGCTGCACGAAGACGAAACGGCCGCGCTGCGTACCGCGCTGGACTCGTACAACGGCGTCAACAAGGCCGAAACGGCGCGCATGCACTGGATCGAGCGCACCCGCGAGAAGCTGCTCGCCGACGACGCCGCGCTCACCGAATTCATCCGCCAGCACCCGGCCGCCGATCCGCAGGAAGGCCGCACGCTGATCCGCAACGCCCGCAAGGAGGCGCAGCAGAGCAAGCCGCCGCGCTATTTCCGCGAGTTGTTCCAGTGGATCAAGCATGCGGACGGCCCGGCAGCGGCCGAGGATGATGCAGACGACGCCCCGGAAGACAACGATGACGAAGATCGCGCGTAG
- the mog gene encoding molybdopterin adenylyltransferase produces the protein MTKIARSHPDEIVIGLVSVSDRASTGVYEDKGIPALQEWLGTALSSPWQAVTRLIQDDAPTISATLVELVDQLGCDLVLTTGGTGPSRRDVTPEATLAVGTREMPGFGEQMRQISLNFVPTAILSRQVAVIRETAEHAALIVNLPGQPKSIRETLEGLRDEAGTVKVPGIFAAVPYCVDLIGGPYVETNASVVKAFRPKTAIRAPRPD, from the coding sequence ATGACGAAGATCGCGCGTAGCCATCCCGACGAGATCGTGATCGGCCTGGTGTCGGTCAGCGACCGCGCCAGCACGGGCGTCTACGAGGACAAGGGGATTCCGGCGCTGCAGGAATGGCTCGGCACGGCGTTGAGCTCGCCCTGGCAGGCCGTCACCCGGCTGATTCAGGACGACGCGCCGACGATCTCCGCCACGCTCGTCGAACTGGTGGACCAGCTCGGCTGCGATCTGGTGCTGACCACCGGCGGCACCGGGCCGTCGCGGCGCGATGTCACGCCGGAGGCGACGCTGGCCGTCGGGACCAGGGAAATGCCGGGGTTCGGCGAGCAGATGCGGCAAATCAGCCTGAATTTTGTGCCGACCGCGATTCTGTCGCGCCAGGTGGCGGTGATCCGCGAGACGGCGGAGCATGCCGCGCTGATCGTGAATCTGCCGGGGCAGCCCAAGTCGATCCGGGAAACGCTGGAAGGCCTGCGCGACGAGGCGGGCACGGTGAAGGTGCCGGGCATTTTCGCCGCGGTGCCCTACTGCGTGGACCTGATCGGCGGTCCGTACGTGGAAACGAACGCCTCGGTCGTGAAGGCGTTCCGGCCGAAAACCGCCATTCGCGCGCCGCGGCCGGACTGA
- the orn gene encoding oligoribonuclease encodes MTDILESADQPSLVRSDMNLIWLDMEMTGLEPDTDRIIEIAVVVTNSTLDRLVEGPVLAIHQSDETLAKMDQWNQNTHGRSGLIDRVRASTVSEADATEQIREFLGQFVPPGKSPMCGNSICQDRRFMARWMPDLERFFHYRNLDVSTLKELCRRWQPAIYKGFQKRAMHTALADIHESIDELKYYREHFLIPAASAPVAEA; translated from the coding sequence ATGACTGACATTCTCGAATCCGCTGACCAGCCGTCGCTCGTGCGCAGCGACATGAATCTGATCTGGCTGGACATGGAAATGACCGGGCTCGAGCCCGATACCGACCGCATCATCGAGATCGCCGTCGTCGTGACGAATTCGACGCTCGACAGGCTGGTCGAAGGGCCGGTGCTCGCCATCCATCAGAGCGACGAAACGCTCGCCAAAATGGATCAGTGGAACCAGAACACCCACGGCCGTTCGGGATTGATTGACCGGGTGCGCGCCTCGACGGTCAGCGAAGCGGACGCCACCGAGCAGATCCGCGAATTTCTCGGCCAGTTCGTCCCGCCAGGCAAATCGCCGATGTGCGGCAATTCGATCTGCCAGGACCGCCGCTTCATGGCGCGCTGGATGCCGGATCTGGAGCGCTTCTTCCATTACCGCAATCTCGACGTCAGCACGCTGAAGGAGCTGTGCCGCCGCTGGCAGCCGGCCATCTACAAGGGCTTCCAGAAGCGCGCCATGCATACGGCGCTGGCCGACATCCACGAGTCGATCGACGAGCTCAAGTACTACCGTGAGCATTTTCTGATCCCGGCGGCCAGCGCGCCGGTTGCCGAGGCCTGA
- a CDS encoding M48 family metallopeptidase — protein MPTLYFTVLFAIAVVAMVGTKLWLASRQIRFVAAHREKVPGQFAATIALTAHQRAADYTVERTRLTMIEIVVSAAVLIGLTLLGGVQALDLAISDWLGRGYVGQIALIAAVIAITSVIDLPFDYYRQFGIEERFGFNRMGKGIFFADRIKGVLLGAAFGLPLLFVVLWLMNQAGSLWWLWTWVVWVVFQLLVLVLYPSFIAPLFNKFEPLKDEALKSRIEALMKRCGFAAKGLFVMDGSRRSAHGNAYFTGFGAAKRIVFFDTLLARLSGSEIEAVLAHELGHFKRRHVIKRMIVIFAVSLVMLALLGWLMQCVWFYEGLGVRPSLLGGNSGLALVLFFLALPVFLFFVTPLSSLSSRKHEFEADAFAATQTDAQDLVNALVKLYEDNASTLTPDPLYTAFYYSHPPASQRIDRLLRHA, from the coding sequence ATGCCTACCCTGTACTTCACCGTTCTGTTCGCCATCGCCGTCGTGGCGATGGTCGGCACCAAGCTCTGGCTCGCGTCGCGGCAAATCCGCTTCGTCGCGGCGCATCGCGAGAAGGTGCCGGGCCAGTTCGCAGCCACGATCGCGCTCACGGCACACCAGCGCGCCGCCGATTACACGGTCGAACGCACGCGGCTGACGATGATCGAGATTGTCGTGAGCGCGGCCGTGCTGATCGGACTCACGCTGCTGGGCGGCGTGCAGGCGCTCGATCTCGCCATCTCCGACTGGCTTGGGCGCGGTTATGTCGGCCAGATTGCACTGATCGCGGCGGTCATCGCCATCACCAGCGTGATCGATCTGCCGTTCGACTACTACCGCCAGTTCGGCATCGAAGAGCGCTTCGGCTTTAACCGCATGGGCAAGGGCATCTTCTTCGCCGACCGCATCAAGGGCGTGCTGCTCGGCGCGGCTTTCGGGCTGCCGCTGCTGTTCGTCGTGCTGTGGCTGATGAACCAGGCCGGCAGCCTGTGGTGGCTGTGGACATGGGTGGTCTGGGTAGTGTTCCAGTTGCTGGTGCTGGTGCTGTATCCGTCGTTTATCGCCCCGCTCTTCAACAAGTTCGAACCGCTCAAGGACGAGGCGCTGAAAAGCCGCATCGAAGCGCTGATGAAACGCTGCGGCTTCGCGGCCAAGGGTCTGTTCGTGATGGACGGCAGCCGCCGCTCCGCCCATGGCAATGCCTACTTCACGGGCTTCGGCGCGGCCAAGCGCATCGTGTTCTTCGACACGCTGCTCGCGCGCCTGTCCGGCAGCGAAATCGAAGCGGTGCTCGCGCATGAGCTCGGTCACTTCAAGCGCCGTCATGTGATCAAGCGGATGATCGTGATTTTCGCCGTCAGCCTCGTGATGCTCGCGCTGCTCGGCTGGCTCATGCAGTGCGTGTGGTTCTACGAGGGGCTCGGCGTGCGGCCCTCGCTGCTGGGTGGCAACAGCGGACTCGCGCTGGTGCTGTTCTTCCTCGCACTGCCGGTGTTCCTGTTCTTCGTGACGCCGCTTAGCAGCCTCAGTTCGCGCAAGCACGAATTCGAAGCCGACGCGTTCGCCGCCACTCAAACCGATGCGCAGGATCTCGTCAAC